From one Leifsonia soli genomic stretch:
- a CDS encoding type II toxin-antitoxin system death-on-curing family toxin: MTEYLEPRDVLGLIRQLGFHVRDKNLLLSALASPLPVFGEEMYEGDIEKAAALLIALNRNHPLADGNKRLAWIVAKTFLALNGLHLTSEPVPEADAFIRKVADGGVENDEVVRWLESRISPF; the protein is encoded by the coding sequence GTGACCGAGTATCTCGAGCCTCGCGATGTGCTGGGGTTGATCAGACAACTGGGTTTTCACGTTCGCGACAAGAATCTGCTGCTGTCGGCACTCGCCTCGCCCCTGCCCGTCTTCGGCGAGGAGATGTACGAGGGTGATATCGAGAAGGCGGCTGCGCTCCTCATCGCCCTCAATCGCAACCACCCGCTCGCCGACGGCAACAAGCGACTCGCCTGGATCGTGGCCAAGACGTTCCTCGCGCTCAACGGCCTGCACCTGACCAGCGAGCCGGTGCCGGAGGCGGACGCCTTCATTCGAAAGGTGGCCGACGGTGGCGTCGAAAACGACGAGGTCGTCCGGTGGCTGGAGTCCCGGATCTCGCCGTTCTAG
- the acs gene encoding acetate--CoA ligase, which produces MTSPIENLGRETRLYRPSEEFAAQANVDASIFAEAAADPVAFWERQAARLDWAEPWHTAHTWEPAAPGDDGELTVPRAEWFAGGRLNAAVTCVDRHVAAGGGDRVALHFEGEPGDRETVTYADLQRRVAQAANALTALGVGKGDRVVVYLPVIPETVVITLAIARVGAIHSLVFGGFSAEALRFRVEDTGAKLLVTSDGQFRRGAAVPVKANADAAVAGDNAIEHVLVVRRTGELTPDLPWTPGRDVWWHDVVETAPDVHEPEFFDSETPLFIIYTSGTTGRPKGVVHTTGGYLTQASWSHWALFDAKDDDVYWCTADLAWVTAHTYVLYGPLSNGATSVIYEGTPNTPHTGRHFEIIERYGVTTYYTAPTLIRTFMTWFPEGPGERWDLSSIRLLGTVGEAINPAAWVWFREHLGAGRAPVVDTWWQSESGAAIVAPLPGVTALKPGSATVAVPGVTVRVVDEHGEDVPRGSGGSIVIDGTWPAMSRTVWGDPERYRDSYWRPYADRGYFLAGDGAAVDDDGYIWLLGRLDDVINVSGHRLSTIEIESALVAHPRVAEAAVVGVGDDTTGQAVAAFVVPSGDAPEEGDLRDQVTREIGAIAKPRHIVIVGDLPKTRSGKIMRRLLVDLFDGRPLGDTTSLQDETVPHTIAATLAARAR; this is translated from the coding sequence GTGACCAGCCCGATCGAGAACCTCGGCCGCGAGACGCGGCTGTACCGGCCCTCCGAGGAGTTCGCGGCGCAGGCGAACGTCGACGCCTCCATCTTCGCCGAGGCCGCCGCCGACCCGGTGGCCTTCTGGGAGCGTCAGGCCGCCCGCCTCGACTGGGCGGAGCCCTGGCACACGGCGCACACATGGGAACCGGCAGCGCCGGGCGACGACGGCGAGCTGACCGTCCCGCGGGCGGAGTGGTTCGCCGGCGGACGGCTCAACGCCGCCGTCACCTGCGTCGACCGGCACGTCGCCGCAGGCGGGGGCGATCGCGTCGCCCTGCACTTCGAGGGCGAGCCGGGCGACCGCGAGACCGTCACCTACGCCGACCTGCAGCGCCGGGTGGCGCAGGCGGCGAACGCCCTCACGGCGCTGGGCGTCGGGAAGGGCGATCGCGTCGTCGTCTACCTCCCCGTCATCCCCGAGACGGTCGTCATCACGCTGGCGATCGCACGGGTGGGCGCCATCCACTCGCTCGTCTTCGGCGGCTTCTCGGCGGAGGCGCTGCGCTTCCGGGTCGAGGACACGGGCGCAAAGCTCCTGGTCACTTCGGACGGTCAGTTCCGCCGCGGGGCCGCCGTCCCGGTCAAGGCGAACGCGGATGCGGCCGTCGCCGGCGACAACGCGATCGAGCACGTGCTCGTGGTGCGGCGCACGGGCGAGCTGACCCCCGACCTGCCGTGGACGCCGGGCCGCGACGTGTGGTGGCACGACGTGGTCGAGACCGCTCCGGACGTGCACGAGCCCGAGTTCTTCGACTCCGAGACCCCGCTCTTCATCATCTACACGTCGGGGACGACGGGCCGGCCGAAGGGCGTCGTCCACACCACGGGCGGCTACCTGACGCAGGCGTCGTGGAGCCACTGGGCGCTCTTCGACGCGAAGGACGACGACGTGTACTGGTGCACGGCCGACCTCGCCTGGGTGACCGCCCACACGTACGTGCTGTACGGCCCGCTGTCGAACGGCGCCACCTCGGTGATCTACGAGGGAACGCCGAACACCCCGCACACCGGGCGGCACTTCGAGATCATCGAGCGCTACGGGGTGACGACGTATTACACGGCGCCGACTCTCATCCGCACGTTCATGACGTGGTTCCCGGAGGGGCCGGGCGAGCGGTGGGACCTCTCCAGCATCCGGCTGCTCGGCACCGTCGGCGAGGCGATCAACCCGGCGGCCTGGGTCTGGTTCCGCGAGCATCTGGGGGCGGGACGCGCGCCGGTGGTCGACACCTGGTGGCAGTCGGAGTCGGGCGCGGCGATCGTCGCGCCGCTTCCCGGTGTGACCGCGCTGAAGCCGGGGTCGGCGACTGTCGCCGTGCCCGGCGTCACCGTCCGCGTCGTCGACGAGCACGGCGAGGATGTGCCGCGCGGATCGGGCGGCTCGATCGTCATCGACGGCACCTGGCCGGCGATGTCGCGCACCGTGTGGGGCGACCCGGAGCGGTACCGCGACTCGTACTGGCGGCCGTACGCCGACCGCGGGTACTTCCTCGCCGGCGACGGCGCGGCGGTCGACGACGATGGGTACATCTGGCTGCTCGGCCGCCTCGACGACGTGATCAACGTGTCCGGTCACCGCCTGTCGACGATCGAGATCGAGTCGGCGCTGGTCGCGCATCCACGCGTCGCCGAAGCCGCGGTCGTCGGCGTGGGCGACGACACCACCGGCCAGGCCGTCGCCGCGTTCGTCGTGCCGTCGGGCGACGCGCCGGAGGAGGGGGACCTCCGCGACCAGGTGACGCGCGAGATCGGCGCGATCGCGAAGCCGCGGCACATCGTGATCGTGGGCGACCTCCCGAAGACGCGGTCGGGCAAGATCATGCGCCGGCTGCTGGTGGACCTGTTCGACGGCCGGCCGCTCGGCGACACGACCTCACTGCAGGACGAGACGGTTCCGCACACCATCGCGGCGACGCTGGCCGCACGCGCGCGCTGA
- the treZ gene encoding malto-oligosyltrehalose trehalohydrolase, whose translation MTGADRRFPVWAPGARSVDVVLGGLGTFPLTRVPASDANPAGGWWQLAEAPTFPAEPLDYGFVVDGDGPFPDPRSRRQPNGVHELSREFDPRARTWDDGAWEGRDLTGAVVYELHIGTFTPEGTLDAAAARLDHLIDLGVDTIELLPVNAFNGTHNWGYDGVLWYAVQEQYGGPEAYQRFVEVCHRRGVAVIQDVVYNHLGPSGNYLGKFGPYLGQGASTWGVNINLDGPLSDDVRRYILDNAEYWLREMHVDGLRLDAVHALQDHSATHLLEELAILADELAGETGRPRTLIAESDLNDPKLIRARSHHGYGLHAQWDDDVHHAIHANLSGEDTGYYGDFARPEALVKVFQRGFFHDGTWSSFRERHHGRPLDPDIPFTRLVVFSQDHDQIGNRAVGDRLTATLDPGRLAAAAALTLLGPFTPMLFMGEEWAATTPWQFFTSHPEPELGKATAEGRIAEFARMGWDPGVVPDPQDPETFRRSTLDWSEPERPENARMLDWYRTLTALRRTIPADAPATEVAYTDGVFRFRRGELLVEVSLSGTGLGEAPSDAVAAFDEAVRVTRR comes from the coding sequence ATGACGGGTGCCGACCGGCGTTTCCCCGTCTGGGCACCCGGGGCCCGGTCGGTGGATGTGGTGCTCGGCGGCCTCGGCACCTTCCCGCTCACCCGCGTGCCCGCGTCGGACGCGAACCCGGCCGGCGGATGGTGGCAGCTCGCCGAGGCGCCGACGTTTCCGGCGGAGCCGCTCGACTACGGGTTCGTCGTCGACGGCGACGGCCCGTTCCCCGATCCGCGGTCGCGTCGGCAGCCGAACGGCGTGCACGAGCTGAGCCGCGAGTTCGATCCGCGCGCCCGCACCTGGGACGACGGCGCGTGGGAGGGCCGCGACCTCACGGGCGCGGTCGTCTACGAGCTGCACATCGGCACGTTCACGCCGGAGGGCACCCTCGACGCCGCGGCCGCCCGGCTCGACCACCTGATCGACCTCGGCGTCGACACCATCGAGCTGCTCCCGGTGAACGCGTTCAACGGGACGCACAACTGGGGCTACGACGGCGTGCTCTGGTACGCCGTCCAGGAGCAGTACGGCGGACCGGAGGCATACCAGCGCTTCGTGGAGGTGTGCCATCGTCGCGGTGTCGCCGTCATCCAGGACGTCGTGTACAACCACCTCGGGCCCAGCGGCAACTACCTGGGGAAGTTCGGTCCCTACCTCGGGCAGGGAGCCAGCACCTGGGGTGTGAACATCAACCTCGACGGCCCCCTGTCGGACGACGTGCGCCGGTACATCCTCGACAACGCCGAGTACTGGCTGCGCGAGATGCACGTGGACGGCCTGCGTCTGGACGCGGTGCACGCGCTCCAGGATCACAGCGCGACGCACCTGCTCGAGGAGCTGGCCATCCTCGCCGACGAGCTCGCCGGCGAGACCGGGCGCCCGCGCACCCTCATCGCGGAGAGCGATCTCAACGACCCCAAGCTCATCCGCGCGCGCTCGCACCACGGCTACGGCCTCCACGCGCAGTGGGACGACGACGTGCACCACGCCATCCACGCGAACCTGAGCGGAGAGGACACCGGCTACTACGGCGACTTCGCCCGGCCGGAGGCGCTGGTGAAGGTGTTCCAGCGCGGCTTCTTCCACGACGGCACGTGGTCGAGCTTCCGCGAGCGTCATCACGGCCGGCCGCTCGACCCGGACATCCCGTTCACCCGCCTGGTGGTGTTCAGCCAGGACCACGACCAGATCGGCAACCGCGCCGTCGGCGACCGCCTCACCGCGACACTGGACCCCGGACGCCTCGCCGCGGCTGCCGCCCTCACCCTGCTCGGCCCGTTCACGCCCATGCTCTTCATGGGCGAGGAGTGGGCGGCGACGACCCCGTGGCAGTTCTTCACCTCGCACCCGGAGCCCGAACTCGGGAAGGCCACGGCGGAGGGCCGCATCGCGGAGTTCGCCCGGATGGGATGGGACCCGGGCGTCGTGCCCGACCCGCAGGACCCGGAGACCTTCCGGCGCTCCACGCTCGACTGGTCGGAGCCGGAGCGTCCGGAGAACGCCCGCATGCTCGACTGGTACCGCACGCTCACCGCGCTGCGCCGCACGATCCCGGCCGATGCGCCCGCCACCGAGGTGGCGTACACAGACGGCGTCTTCCGGTTCCGCCGCGGTGAGCTGCTCGTGGAGGTGAGCCTGTCCGGCACGGGCCTCGGCGAGGCGCCGTCAGATGCGGTCGCGGCATTCGACGAAGCGGTGCGCGTGACACGGCGGTAG
- a CDS encoding ATP-binding cassette domain-containing protein, whose amino-acid sequence MTAAADSHDLIRVQGARENNLKDVSVELPKRRLTVFTGVSGSGKSSLVFGTIAAESQRMINETYSAFVQGFMPSLARPDVDVLEGLTTAIIVDQERMGANARSTVGTVTDANAMLRIMFSRLGQPHIGSPQAFSFNIPSVTGRGAITVGGKTESREFAQLGGMCPRCEGMGSVSDIDLTQLFDDSKSLAEGAITIPGYTADGWAVRIIGSSGFVPADKPIREFTERERQDFLYKEPVKVKIEGINMTYEGLVPKVQKSMLSKDVDAMQPHIRAFVERAVAFATCPECGGTRLSEGARSSKIAGISIADACAMQITDLSDWVRGLDEPTVGPLLKNLQHLLDSFVDIGLGYLSLDRPSGTLSGGEAQRTKMIRHLGSSLTDVTYVFDEPTVGLHPHDIQRMNELLLQLRDKGNTVLVVEHKPEAIAIADHVVDLGPRAGSAGGEVVFTGTVDELRSSGTLTGRHLDDRAHLKETVRTPKGALEVRGASEHNLQGVDVDIPLGVLVVVTGVAGSGKSSLIHGSVAPRAGVVSVDQGAIRGSRRSNPATYTGMLEPIRKAFAKANGVKPALFSANSEGACPNCNGAGVIFTDLGVMAGVSTVCEVCEGKRFDESVLEYRLGGRDISEVLAMPVTEAEEFFAGGAAKLPAAHAILQRLSDVGLGYLTIGQPLTTLSGGERQRLKLATHMAEKGGVYVLDEPTTGLHLADVEQLLGLLDRLVDGGKSVIVIEHHQAVMAHADWIIDLGPGAGHDGGRLVFEGTPADLVAARSTLTGEHLARYVGA is encoded by the coding sequence ATGACCGCAGCGGCCGACAGCCACGATCTGATCCGCGTCCAGGGGGCGCGGGAGAACAACCTGAAAGACGTCAGCGTGGAACTGCCCAAGCGGCGGCTGACCGTGTTCACCGGCGTCTCGGGCTCGGGGAAGAGCTCGCTGGTGTTCGGTACGATCGCCGCCGAGTCGCAGCGCATGATCAACGAGACCTACAGCGCGTTCGTGCAGGGCTTCATGCCGTCGCTGGCGCGGCCGGACGTCGACGTGCTCGAAGGGCTCACGACCGCGATCATCGTCGACCAGGAGCGGATGGGCGCCAACGCGCGCTCGACGGTCGGCACCGTGACCGACGCGAACGCCATGCTCCGCATCATGTTCAGCAGGCTCGGCCAGCCGCACATCGGCTCGCCGCAGGCCTTCTCGTTCAACATCCCGTCGGTCACCGGCCGCGGTGCGATCACGGTCGGCGGCAAGACGGAGTCGCGCGAGTTCGCGCAGCTGGGCGGCATGTGCCCGCGGTGCGAGGGGATGGGCAGCGTGAGCGACATCGACCTCACCCAGCTGTTCGACGACAGCAAGTCGCTCGCCGAAGGCGCCATCACCATCCCCGGCTACACGGCGGACGGCTGGGCGGTGCGGATCATCGGCAGCTCGGGCTTCGTTCCCGCGGACAAGCCGATCCGCGAGTTCACCGAGCGGGAGCGGCAGGACTTCCTCTACAAAGAGCCGGTCAAGGTGAAGATCGAGGGCATCAACATGACCTACGAGGGGCTCGTCCCCAAGGTCCAGAAGTCGATGCTGTCGAAGGATGTCGACGCGATGCAGCCGCACATCCGGGCGTTCGTGGAGCGGGCCGTCGCCTTCGCGACCTGTCCGGAGTGCGGCGGCACCCGGCTGAGCGAGGGCGCGCGGTCGTCGAAGATCGCAGGGATCAGCATCGCCGATGCCTGCGCGATGCAGATCACCGACCTGTCGGACTGGGTGCGCGGGCTCGACGAGCCGACCGTCGGGCCGCTGCTGAAGAACCTCCAGCATCTGCTCGACTCCTTCGTCGACATCGGACTCGGCTACCTCTCGCTCGACCGGCCGTCCGGCACGCTGTCGGGCGGCGAGGCCCAGCGCACCAAGATGATCCGCCACCTGGGATCGTCGCTCACCGACGTCACGTATGTCTTCGACGAGCCGACGGTCGGGCTGCATCCGCACGACATCCAGCGGATGAACGAGCTGCTGCTGCAGCTGCGCGACAAGGGCAACACGGTGCTCGTGGTCGAGCACAAGCCGGAGGCGATCGCGATCGCCGACCATGTCGTCGACCTGGGGCCGCGCGCGGGCTCGGCGGGCGGCGAGGTCGTCTTCACCGGCACCGTGGACGAGCTCCGCTCGAGCGGCACCCTCACCGGGCGGCACCTCGACGACCGCGCGCACCTCAAGGAGACGGTCCGGACGCCGAAGGGGGCGCTCGAGGTGCGCGGCGCCTCCGAGCACAACCTCCAGGGAGTGGATGTGGACATCCCGCTCGGCGTGCTGGTGGTCGTCACCGGGGTCGCCGGGTCGGGGAAGAGCTCCCTCATCCACGGCTCCGTCGCCCCGCGGGCGGGCGTCGTCTCCGTCGACCAGGGGGCGATCCGCGGGTCGCGCCGCAGCAACCCGGCGACGTACACGGGCATGCTGGAGCCCATCCGGAAGGCGTTCGCCAAGGCCAACGGCGTGAAGCCCGCGCTGTTCAGCGCCAACTCGGAGGGCGCCTGCCCGAACTGCAACGGCGCCGGCGTGATCTTCACCGACCTCGGCGTCATGGCCGGTGTCTCCACCGTGTGCGAGGTGTGCGAGGGCAAGCGCTTCGACGAGTCCGTGCTGGAGTACCGGCTCGGCGGCCGTGACATCAGCGAGGTGCTCGCCATGCCGGTCACGGAGGCGGAGGAGTTCTTCGCGGGAGGTGCGGCGAAGCTGCCTGCGGCGCACGCCATCCTGCAGCGGCTGTCGGATGTCGGGCTCGGCTACCTGACGATCGGCCAGCCGCTCACCACCCTCTCGGGCGGCGAGCGGCAGCGCCTGAAGCTGGCGACGCACATGGCGGAGAAGGGCGGCGTGTACGTGCTCGACGAGCCGACGACCGGCCTGCACCTGGCGGACGTCGAGCAGCTGCTCGGGCTGCTCGACCGGCTGGTCGACGGGGGCAAGTCGGTGATCGTGATCGAGCACCATCAGGCCGTGATGGCGCACGCCGACTGGATCATCGACCTCGGTCCTGGGGCCGGACACGACGGTGGCCGCCTCGTCTTCGAGGGCACCCCCGCCGACCTGGTCGCCGCGCGTTCCACCCTCACCGGCGAGCACCTCGCCCGCTACGTCGGAGCCTGA
- a CDS encoding serine/threonine-protein kinase, whose product MPESTIPALLGRYRPQHVIGRGGEASIFRATDELLGREVAIKLYRSGGEEEMAQYRTEQAALARLSHHGIVSLIDAGIDYSSPKDPRPFLIMELVSGTDLASMLAQRELSLEEIAEVAYDISEALEYVHANGVVHRDIKPSNIMLVSYGTTTFRARARLTDFGIASGIVGTPSQPDEGKTTGTAAYLSPEQAMRQPATSASDIYSLGLVLLECFTRSVAYPGGAVESAMARLEHEPPIPDGLPDDWSRILHAMTTTDPTGRPTAEQLTPLFREAVISAAGLQQRA is encoded by the coding sequence ATGCCCGAGTCCACCATCCCTGCGCTGCTCGGTCGCTACCGGCCGCAGCACGTCATCGGCCGCGGCGGGGAGGCCAGCATCTTCCGCGCGACTGACGAACTGCTCGGGCGCGAGGTCGCGATCAAGCTCTACCGCTCCGGCGGCGAGGAGGAGATGGCGCAGTACCGCACCGAGCAGGCGGCACTCGCCCGGCTCAGCCACCACGGCATCGTGTCGTTGATCGACGCGGGGATCGACTACTCGTCGCCGAAGGACCCGCGCCCGTTCCTCATCATGGAGCTGGTCTCGGGCACCGACCTCGCCAGCATGCTGGCCCAGCGGGAGCTGAGCCTGGAGGAGATCGCCGAGGTGGCCTACGACATCTCCGAGGCGCTGGAGTACGTGCACGCGAACGGGGTGGTGCACCGCGACATCAAGCCGTCGAACATCATGCTGGTGTCCTACGGCACGACGACCTTCCGTGCCCGGGCACGGCTGACCGACTTCGGGATCGCCAGCGGCATCGTCGGCACGCCGTCCCAGCCGGACGAGGGCAAGACGACCGGCACGGCGGCCTACCTCAGCCCAGAACAGGCCATGCGGCAGCCGGCGACGTCGGCGAGCGACATCTATTCGCTCGGGCTCGTCCTGCTGGAATGCTTCACCCGCTCGGTCGCCTATCCCGGAGGGGCGGTGGAGTCGGCGATGGCCCGGCTGGAGCACGAACCGCCGATCCCCGACGGCCTGCCGGACGACTGGTCGCGCATCCTCCACGCGATGACCACGACCGACCCCACCGGCCGCCCGACCGCGGAACAGCTGACGCCGCTGTTCCGCGAGGCGGTCATCTCGGCGGCCGGACTCCAGCAGCGGGCCTGA
- the glgX gene encoding glycogen debranching protein GlgX, protein MTGASTPYPLGVTLRDGGANVAVYSERADKVIVSIFDHRGRERQTVLTERTGHVFHGFVPELTAGTRYGLRVDGPWDPANGLRFAPAKVLLAPQARAVTGSWDNTQAVFGHQLGRPKRRSDTNGARHVALGVAIDPQEFDWGDHERPHTPLSETIIYELHVKGFTKLMEWVPEEFRGTYAGLAHPAAVEYLKNLGVTAVELLPIHQFVQDAHLLEKGLRNYWGYNSIGFFAPHNEYSATGDTGHQVDEFKGMVKALHAAGIEVILDVVYNHTAEGNDLGPTYSFKGIDNPSYYRLVEGDAAHYFDTTGTGNSFNVSHPAALQVIMDSLRYWVEDMHIDGFRFDLATTLTRQGGDASLHSAFLTLIQQDPTLAQVKLIAEPWDVAGYQLGGFPAGWSEWNGKFRDDVRDYWRGTPGVLSTLSQRVLGSPDIYEDSRRAPLSSVNFVTAHDGFTLADLTSYNEKHNEANGEDNRDGESDNRSSNYGVEGPTDDEGINAFRTRQRKNFLATVLLSAGVPMILGGDEIGRTQRGNNNAYCQDNEISWFDWQNADWELHEFTSKLIHLRRSEPALRPEWYRHAPDVGGPDVVCIVRADGEPFADEDWADPEARSIAFELRHEGADSFLLMLNAAGNGVEFVLPDARGSRWELELSSDPELALGDGESVILGESSFALLRSRNS, encoded by the coding sequence GTGACGGGCGCCTCCACGCCGTACCCGCTCGGGGTCACCCTGCGGGACGGCGGTGCGAACGTCGCCGTCTACAGCGAGCGGGCCGACAAGGTCATCGTCTCGATCTTCGATCACCGCGGCCGCGAGCGGCAGACCGTCCTCACCGAGCGCACCGGCCATGTCTTCCACGGCTTCGTCCCCGAACTCACCGCGGGTACGCGCTACGGGCTCCGCGTCGACGGCCCCTGGGACCCGGCCAACGGCCTCCGGTTCGCCCCCGCCAAGGTGCTGCTCGCCCCGCAGGCCCGCGCGGTCACCGGCTCGTGGGACAACACGCAGGCCGTGTTCGGCCACCAGCTCGGGCGCCCGAAGCGCCGCAGCGACACCAACGGCGCGCGCCACGTCGCACTCGGCGTCGCCATCGACCCGCAGGAGTTCGACTGGGGCGACCACGAGCGCCCGCACACGCCGCTCAGCGAGACCATCATCTACGAGCTGCACGTGAAGGGCTTCACGAAGCTGATGGAGTGGGTGCCGGAGGAGTTCCGCGGCACCTACGCCGGGCTGGCGCATCCCGCCGCCGTCGAGTACCTCAAGAACCTCGGTGTCACCGCCGTCGAGCTGCTGCCCATCCACCAGTTCGTCCAGGATGCGCACCTGCTCGAGAAAGGGCTGCGCAACTACTGGGGCTACAACTCCATCGGCTTCTTCGCGCCGCACAACGAGTACTCCGCCACCGGCGACACCGGCCACCAGGTCGACGAGTTCAAGGGCATGGTCAAGGCGCTGCACGCGGCCGGGATCGAAGTCATCCTCGACGTGGTCTACAACCACACCGCCGAGGGCAACGACCTGGGACCGACCTACAGCTTCAAGGGCATCGACAATCCGTCGTACTACCGGCTGGTCGAGGGGGACGCCGCCCACTACTTCGACACGACCGGCACCGGAAACAGCTTCAACGTGAGCCACCCGGCCGCGCTCCAGGTCATCATGGACTCGCTCCGCTACTGGGTCGAGGACATGCACATCGACGGCTTCCGCTTCGACCTGGCCACGACGCTGACCCGTCAGGGCGGCGACGCCAGCCTGCACAGCGCCTTCCTGACGCTCATCCAGCAGGACCCGACGCTCGCGCAGGTGAAGCTGATCGCCGAGCCGTGGGATGTCGCCGGCTACCAGCTGGGCGGGTTCCCGGCGGGCTGGTCCGAATGGAACGGCAAGTTCCGCGACGATGTCCGCGACTACTGGCGCGGCACGCCCGGCGTGCTGTCGACCCTCTCGCAGCGGGTGCTCGGCAGCCCGGACATCTACGAGGACTCTCGGCGCGCTCCGCTGTCGAGCGTCAACTTCGTCACCGCACACGACGGCTTCACCCTCGCCGACCTCACCAGCTACAACGAGAAGCACAACGAGGCGAACGGCGAGGACAACCGCGACGGGGAGTCCGACAACCGGTCGAGCAACTACGGGGTCGAGGGGCCGACGGACGACGAGGGCATCAACGCCTTCCGCACGCGGCAGCGCAAGAACTTCCTCGCAACGGTGCTGCTCTCCGCTGGCGTCCCGATGATCCTCGGCGGCGACGAGATCGGCCGCACCCAGCGGGGCAACAACAACGCCTACTGCCAGGACAACGAGATCTCCTGGTTCGACTGGCAGAACGCCGACTGGGAGCTCCACGAGTTCACCTCGAAGCTCATCCACCTGCGGCGCAGCGAGCCGGCCCTCCGCCCGGAGTGGTACCGGCACGCGCCCGATGTCGGCGGCCCCGACGTCGTCTGCATCGTCCGGGCGGATGGCGAGCCCTTCGCGGACGAGGACTGGGCCGACCCGGAGGCGCGCTCCATCGCCTTCGAGCTGCGCCACGAGGGCGCGGACTCGTTCCTGCTGATGCTCAACGCGGCCGGCAACGGCGTCGAGTTCGTCCTCCCCGACGCACGCGGCTCTCGGTGGGAGCTGGAGCTCTCCAGCGACCCCGAACTCGCTCTGGGGGACGGCGAGAGCGTCATCCTGGGAGAGTCGTCGTTCGCCCTGCTGAGGTCGCGGAACAGCTGA